A single Cellulomonas sp. SLBN-39 DNA region contains:
- a CDS encoding pectinesterase family protein, with translation MPAQPTPSRGRRRPSWRAGLVALALTAAGLVVPTTAAHAADLPAAGGTYVLRSAASGKCLEVAGGSTASGALLTAASCATGATRQQWRLEAQGTAVRMVNVATGRCVDVPGATSTSGTQLQQWGCAGAQTNQAWTVQASAAASGKVRLTSVGTARCVSVKDGSTASGAPVVQETCSDVARMQWTPTTVVAPPAATVPVTGAADGFATGTTGGAAGATVTVSTLADLKKYAAATEPYVIQVSGTITVAPFGDMISVGSNKTIVGLGTTGTIANGGLRAVNQKNIIIRNLTIRDTRMTDDDPDDKTYDYDGIRLDTVTNAWIDHNRIVRMNDGLVDLRKDTTNVTLSWNEIGEGNKAIGIGWTTNVTARITMHHNWIHDTNQRNPSMDNAQYAHLYNNWLQNITSYGNLSRGGTKMLLENSYFQNVKNPYYPTDSATLVQRGSVVTGSSGRQETRGTAFEASTFYPYTLDKASDLPALLRAKTGPQGSTVGTGQKATVAADGTGTYTTVQAAIDAAPSNSSTRTVITVAPGTYRGVVTVPSTKTNITLRGLGASPADVRIAYGNSAATHGTFNSATAFLDGKGVEVENLTIANDFDETTTADGHQAVALHLKADRAVLRNVRLLGDQDTLLVNETARAYVVDSYVEGTVDFIFGGGVAVLHRTTVNSKRSTGGPITAASTPATRQYGFLFYQSTITGSATNASTLGRPWRPDGQVLFRESTLGGTVRTSQPWTDMSGNTWQKARFAEYKNTGPGAGTGTNRPQLAAADAARYTPQAYLAGSDGWNPVG, from the coding sequence GTGCCCGCACAGCCCACCCCGTCACGCGGACGACGCCGTCCGTCGTGGCGCGCCGGCCTCGTCGCGCTCGCGCTGACGGCCGCCGGCCTCGTCGTCCCGACCACAGCTGCGCACGCGGCCGACCTGCCCGCGGCCGGCGGCACGTACGTGCTGCGCTCGGCGGCGTCGGGCAAGTGCCTCGAGGTCGCGGGCGGCTCGACCGCGTCGGGCGCCCTGCTCACGGCGGCGTCGTGCGCCACGGGAGCGACCCGGCAGCAGTGGCGCCTCGAGGCGCAGGGGACGGCAGTCCGCATGGTCAACGTCGCCACCGGCCGCTGCGTCGACGTCCCCGGTGCCACGAGCACCTCGGGGACGCAGCTGCAGCAGTGGGGCTGCGCCGGGGCGCAGACCAACCAGGCGTGGACGGTGCAGGCGTCCGCAGCGGCGTCCGGCAAGGTACGGCTGACCAGCGTCGGCACGGCGCGGTGCGTGTCCGTCAAGGACGGCTCGACCGCCTCCGGCGCGCCTGTGGTCCAGGAGACGTGCTCCGACGTGGCTCGCATGCAGTGGACGCCGACGACCGTCGTCGCGCCGCCTGCTGCGACGGTGCCGGTCACGGGCGCGGCGGACGGGTTCGCGACGGGCACGACGGGTGGTGCCGCCGGTGCCACCGTCACGGTCAGCACGCTCGCCGACCTGAAGAAGTACGCGGCCGCCACCGAGCCCTACGTCATCCAGGTCTCGGGCACGATCACCGTGGCACCTTTCGGCGACATGATCAGCGTCGGGTCGAACAAGACCATCGTGGGGCTGGGGACGACGGGCACGATCGCCAACGGCGGCCTGCGGGCGGTCAACCAGAAGAACATCATCATCCGCAACCTCACCATCCGTGACACGCGGATGACGGACGACGACCCCGACGACAAGACGTACGACTACGACGGCATCCGGCTCGACACGGTGACGAACGCCTGGATCGACCACAACCGCATCGTGCGGATGAACGACGGTCTGGTCGACCTGCGCAAGGACACGACGAACGTCACCCTCTCCTGGAACGAGATCGGCGAGGGGAACAAGGCGATCGGGATCGGGTGGACGACCAACGTCACCGCGCGGATCACCATGCACCACAACTGGATCCACGACACGAACCAGCGCAACCCCAGCATGGACAACGCGCAGTACGCCCACCTGTACAACAACTGGCTGCAGAACATCACCTCGTACGGCAACCTCTCGCGCGGCGGCACGAAGATGCTGCTCGAGAACAGCTACTTCCAGAACGTGAAGAACCCCTACTACCCGACCGACAGCGCCACGCTCGTGCAGCGCGGTTCGGTGGTCACGGGCTCGTCCGGCCGGCAGGAGACCCGAGGCACCGCGTTCGAGGCGTCGACGTTCTACCCGTACACCCTCGACAAGGCCTCCGACCTGCCCGCCCTGCTGCGCGCGAAGACCGGCCCGCAGGGCTCGACCGTCGGCACGGGCCAGAAGGCCACGGTCGCCGCCGACGGCACGGGCACGTACACGACGGTCCAGGCGGCGATCGACGCGGCGCCGTCGAACAGCTCGACGCGGACGGTCATCACGGTCGCGCCCGGCACGTATCGCGGGGTCGTCACGGTGCCCAGCACGAAGACGAACATCACGCTGCGCGGCCTCGGTGCCTCCCCGGCCGACGTGCGGATCGCCTACGGCAACTCCGCCGCCACGCACGGCACGTTCAACAGTGCGACGGCGTTCCTCGACGGCAAGGGCGTCGAGGTCGAGAACCTCACCATCGCCAACGACTTCGACGAGACGACGACCGCGGACGGTCACCAGGCCGTGGCGCTGCACCTCAAGGCCGACCGGGCCGTGCTGCGCAACGTGCGGCTGCTGGGCGACCAGGACACGCTGCTGGTCAACGAGACGGCCCGTGCCTACGTGGTGGACTCCTACGTCGAGGGCACCGTGGACTTCATCTTCGGCGGCGGCGTCGCGGTGCTCCACCGGACGACCGTGAACTCCAAGCGCTCCACGGGCGGCCCGATCACGGCGGCGTCGACGCCTGCCACCCGTCAGTACGGCTTCCTCTTCTACCAGTCGACGATCACCGGTTCGGCGACCAACGCCTCGACGCTCGGGCGTCCGTGGCGCCCCGACGGGCAGGTGCTGTTCCGGGAGTCCACGCTCGGCGGGACCGTCCGCACGTCGCAGCCGTGGACCGACATGTCGGGCAACACGTGGCAGAAGGCGCGCTTCGCCGAGTACAAGAACACCGGCCCGGGCGCCGGCACGGGCACCAACCGCCCGCAGCTCGCGGCCGCCGACGCCGCGCGGTACACGCCGCAGGCGTACCTGGCCGGCAGCGACGGCTGGAACCCGGTGGGCTGA